TCATCAGCCCGTGATCGATGCCGAACGAATCGTCGAGCACTTTGGCGACCGGCGCGAGGCAGTTGGTGGTGCAGGAGCCGATGCTGGTGATCACGTGCTTGGCGGGGTCGTAGAGCCGGTCGTTGACTCCGATCACGAAGGTGAGGTCGGCACCCTTGGACGGCGCCGACACCAGCACGCGCTTCGCGCCCGCGGCGAGGTGGACCGCCGCCTTGTCACGGTCGGTGAACTTGCCGGTGGACTCGAGCACCGTGTCCACGCCCAGCGATTTCCACGGGAGTTTGGTCGGATCCCTTTCCGACAGGACGTCGATCCAGTCATCGGCGACGTTGAGCTTGCCGTTCTCGGCCCGTCCCGAAATCTGATGCCAGACGCGATGGACGGTGTCGTACTTGAGCAGGTGCGCGAGCGTGCCCGCGTCGGTGAGGTCGTTGACCGCCACGAAGTTGATCGGGGCGTTACGAAGCTTCGCGGCCCGCACCACCAGGCGCCCGATGCGCCCGAATCCATTGATCGCCACGCGTAGCGCCATCGCCACGTCCTCCCGTCCCGGTGTGATCGCCTGCGGAGCGGCAAAAAGCGCGCGAAATATGCCCGAGGCGTGAGGGAGGGTCAAGGATGAGCATGGCGAGAGCGCATCGCGCCCTCGGCCGGCGGCGCGCTATTCGCTGGAGTAGAGCAGGTGATAGTCGCCGAGCCAGTTCTCATCGACGAACAGGAACACCAGACGCTGGCGACCCTGAAGGCG
Above is a genomic segment from Candidatus Sulfotelmatobacter sp. containing:
- the gap gene encoding type I glyceraldehyde-3-phosphate dehydrogenase; the encoded protein is MALRVAINGFGRIGRLVVRAAKLRNAPINFVAVNDLTDAGTLAHLLKYDTVHRVWHQISGRAENGKLNVADDWIDVLSERDPTKLPWKSLGVDTVLESTGKFTDRDKAAVHLAAGAKRVLVSAPSKGADLTFVIGVNDRLYDPAKHVITSIGSCTTNCLAPVAKVLDDSFGIDHGLMTTIHAYTNDQNILDLPHKDLRRARAAALSLIPTSTGAAKAIGEVLPQLKGRLDGMAVRAPVMDGSLVDLVCQVRKAVTKEQVNAAMKAAADGPMRGILEYCEDPIVSNDVIGNPASSIFDSLSTSVMQNDMVKVLSWYDNEWGFSNRVVDALLKMA